A stretch of the Vigna radiata var. radiata cultivar VC1973A chromosome 7, Vradiata_ver6, whole genome shotgun sequence genome encodes the following:
- the LOC106767637 gene encoding UDP-glucose flavonoid 3-O-glucosyltransferase 7-like: MVVIISNGNRFHCFRSKIGIGQLACFVMSCLGLDSQTAAKLRQQNGFCLVQTSQRISNLNCKVGAKECCVELSSGRMDVKDRSLKLYFIPYLAAGHIIPLCDIAQFFASRGHHVTIITTPSNAQHLKQSHNFRLHTFQFPSQQVGLPDGVENLTAVTDIDNSYKIYAATMLLRQPIESFIEQDPPDCIVADFLYPWIHDLANKLRIPRLVFNGFSLFSICAMESVKTLSIHATGPFAIPDFPHHITLSSSPPKDSREFLEPLLEMALKSDGFIINNFVELDGEEYLRHYERTTGHKAWHLGPACLARRTALEKSERGSKSVVSMQECVSWLDKKQVNSVVYISFGSLCYFPDKQLYEIACAIEASGYGFIWVVPEKKEKEEENEEEKEKWLPKGFAERSGEKVMIIRGWAPQMTILSHPAVGAFLTHCGWNSTVESVAAGVPMITWPVHSDQFYNEKLITRVRGIGVEVGVEEWNLSAFFESEKLVDRACIEKAMRRIMDGADESLLIRRRAKEFGETARQAVQEGGSSYNNLTALIDYLKRLRNSKPE; encoded by the coding sequence ATGGTTGTGATAATTTCAAACGGCAACCGTTTCCATTGCTTCCGTAGCAAAATTGGCATTGGCCAACTTGCATGTTTTGTCATGTCCTGTTTAGGGTTAGATTCACAGACGGCAGCGAAGCTTCGTCAACAAAACGGCTTTTGCCTCGTTCAAACTAGCCAGCGTATAAGTAATTTAAACTGTAAGGTGGGTGCCAAAGAGTGTTGTGTTGAGTTGAGTTCAGGCAGAATGGACGTAAAAGACCGCTCACTCAAACTTTACTTCATTCCCTACCTCGCAGCGGGTCACATCATCCCTCTCTGCGACATAGCCCAATTCTTCGCCTCACGTGGCCACCACGTCACCATCATCACCACCCCTTCCAACGCCCAACACCTTAAACAATCCCATAACTTCCGTCTCCACACTTTCCAATTCCCTTCCCAACAAGTAGGCCTACCTGATGGAGTCGAAAACTTGACCGCGGTCACTGACATCGACAATTCCTATAAAATCTACGCGGCCACCATGCTGCTCCGCCAACCCATCGAGAGTTTCATCGAGCAGGACCCACCGGATTGCATCGTCGCCGATTTTCTATACCCCTGGATCCATGACTTGGCAAACAAGCTTCGCATCCCCAGGCTCGTTTTCAATGGATTCTCTCTCTTTTCCATTTGCGCCATGGAGTCCGTCAAAACGCTCAGCATCCATGCCACCGGTCCCTTTGCCATTCCCGATTTTCCTCACCACATCACCTTGAGCTCATCTCCGCCTAAGGACTCGCGGGAATTCTTGGAACCCCTGCTCGAGATGGCGCTCAAAAGTGACGGtttcatcatcaacaacttcGTCGAGCTTGATGGGGAGGAGTACCTCCGCCACTACGAGAGAACTACCGGGCACAAGGCCTGGCACCTCGGGCCAGCGTGTCTTGCTCGCAGAACTGCTCTGGAGAAATCAGAGAGAGGGTCAAAGAGCGTGGTGAGTATGCAGGAGTGTGTGAGTTGGCTTGACAAGAAACAAGTGAATTCGGTGGTGTACATAAGTTTTGGTTCCCTCTGCTATTTCCCAGATAAACAGCTTTACGAGATTGCATGCGCTATCGAAGCATCGGGTTATGGATTCATATGGGTGGTTccagagaagaaagaaaaggaagaggagaacgaagaagagaaagagaagtggCTACCGAAGGGGTTTGCAGAGAGGAGCGGAGAGAAGGTGATGATTATCAGAGGGTGGGCCCCACAGATGACTATCCTGAGCCACCCCGCTGTTGGCGCGTTCCTGACTCACTGCGGGTGGAACTCCACCGTAGAGAGCGTAGCTGCTGGGGTTCCCATGATTACGTGGCCCGTTCACAGTGACCAGTTCTACAACGAGAAGTTAATAACGCGGGTGCGGGGGATTGGGGTGGAGGTGGGCGTAGAGGAGTGGAACCTCTCTGCATTCTTCGAGAGTGAAAAGCTTGTGGACAGAGCTTGCATAGAGAAGGCTATGAGGAGGATTATGGACGGCGCTGATGAATCCTTGCTAATCCGACGGCGAGCAAAAGAGTTCGGGGAAACTGCCAGACAAGCTGTTCAAGAGGGTGGCTCATCTTACAACAATTTAACGGCCTTGATTGATTATCTCAAACGACTGAGAAACTCCAAGCCAGAGTGA
- the LOC106766831 gene encoding scopoletin glucosyltransferase, producing MEEIRPLKLYFIHSLAAGHMIPLCDIGTLFVSRGHHVTIISTPSNALTLRKSIPSHPFLRFHTVQFPSQEVGLPDGIENISSVTDADQLVKIFNATNMLQTPIQNFVEENPPDCIVADFLFPWVHDLAKNLNIPRLVFNGFSLFTVCALHSSNSVLSPTLPHPITLNASPPKELAEFLDKYLEMELRSYGLIVNNFAELDGEEYIRYYEKTTGHKAWHLGPASLIPRTPEEKAERGMKSVVSMHECVSWLDSKAENSVVYICFGSVCHFPDKQLYEIACGIEASGHGFIWVVPEKKGKEESEEEKVKWMPEGFEERNAEKGMVIRGWAPQLVILNHRAVGAFLSHCGWNSTVEAVSGGVPMITWPVHGEQFYNEKLISEVRGIGVEVGAAEWNGIGFGERQMLVCRESIERGVRRIMDGGDEAQEVRRRSQEFGEKAREAVGEGGSSHNNLTALIHDLTRLRDAKLLSAK from the coding sequence ATGGAGGAAATTAGGCCACTCAAACTCTACTTCATTCATTCCCTAGCAGCAGGTCACATGATCCCTCTGTGCGACATAGGCACCCTCTTCGTCTCTCGTGGCCACCATGTCACCATCATCAGCACCCCTTCCAACGCCTTAACTCTCCGAAAATCCATCCCCTCCCACCCCTTCCTGCGCTTCCACACCGTTCAATTTCCCTCCCAAGAAGTCGGTCTCCCCGACGGCATCGAAAACATCTCCTCCGTCACCGACGCTGACCAACTCGTTAAAATCTTTAACGCCACCAACATGCTCCAAACCCCCATCCAGAACTTCGTGGAGGAGAATCCACCTGATTGCATCGTCGCCGACTTTCTATTTCCCTGGGTTCATGACTTGGCCAAAAACCTTAACATCCCTAGACTTGTCTTCAACGGATTCTCCCTCTTCACCGTCTGCGCCCTACACTCCTCCAATTCTGTTCTCAGTCCGACCCTCCCTCACCCCATAACCCTCAACGCATCCCCACCGAAGGAGTTGGCCGAATTCCTTGATAAGTACCTGGAGATGGAGCTCAGAAGCTACGGCCTAATCGTAAACAACTTCGCGGAGCTCGACGGAGAAGAATACATCCGCTACTACGAGAAAACGACGGGGCacaaggcttggcatcttgggCCGGCCTCTCTCATACCCAGAACCCCTGAAGAGAAAGCAGAGAGGGGCATGAAGAGCGTGGTGAGTATGCATGAGTGCGTGAGTTGGCTTGACTCTAAGGCGGAAAACTCGGTGGTGTACATATGCTTTGGGAGCGTTTGTCATTTCCCGGATAAACAACTTTATGAGATTGCATGCGGGATTGAAGCGTCGGGTCATGGGTTCATATGGGTGGTGCCGGAGAAGAAGGGGAAGGAGGAGAGTGAGGAAGAGAAGGTGAAGTGGATGCCCGAGGGGTTTGAAGAAAGGAATGCAGAGAAGGGGATGGTTATCAGGGGGTGGGCTCCACAGTTGGTTATCCTGAACCACCGTGCCGTTGGAGCATTCTTGAGCCATTGCGGGTGGAATTCCACCGTGGAGGCTGTGAGTGGTGGCGTCCCCATGATTACGTGGCCGGTGCACGGAGAACAGTTCTACAACGAGAAGCTGATAAGCGAGGTGCGGGGAATTGGGGTGGAGGTGGGCGCCGCAGAGTGGAACGGCATAGGGTTTGGTGAGAGACAGATGTTGGTGTGCAGAGAGAGCATTGAGAGAGGTGTGAGGCGAATAATGGACGGTGGTGATGAAGCGCAAGAAGTGAGACGGCGTTCACAAGAGTTTGGGGAAAAGGCGCGAGAAGCTGTTGGAGAAGGAGGTTCATCTCACAACAATTTAACAGCCCTCATTCATGATCTTACGCGGCTCAGGGATGCTAAGCTTCTCTCAGCTAAATAG